From the Salarias fasciatus chromosome 5, fSalaFa1.1, whole genome shotgun sequence genome, the window gtcatcTCAGGCAGGTTGCCTTTTCTTACACTTTGTTTCACTGAGACAGGATGAAAGgatagtttttcattttaattgcaGCTAAGCCTGGATGGAAGTCAATGCAACGGACTTATATTTAGCGACGGCACTAAAATATTCATTATACATAAACATCAACATTCACACAAACTACCGGTACTATGATCGTTTACAGTGTGACTCTGCAGGCTCCTCGAGACAACCTCAACAAGACATGGACAAGTGACAGGACTGGAAATTAATTTATTGTGGCATTTTCTTGCAACATGCAAAAGAGAAAGCATATGGCATTGCaacaagaagaacaaaacatttttaactttttaaagaaaacaaaaaaaagagtgtgttCAATTTCAATATGATGCACAAACATACTGTGTAAGTTTTCACATCAAAGGACGCCTACAAAGGCCTCCAGAAACACAAAGGGAGGCCCCTTCATCTGAAAAAATTACTGAAATACACTGAAGCCTGTGATGCCGCTAACTGAATAAAAGCCCATTACCCATTGTTCTGTCACACTGAAGTCCCTGCTCCTCGCTGCTGCTCCCCGTCATGTGCTTCTATTTGTGCACATCGGAAAATTCAATATACACAACAGATGCTTCAAAACAGTCATGTTGTTCACCTCaatctttttctttattatttttagaGAATGGGTGAAGCAGAAACCAatgaaaggacaaaaaaaaaaaaaaaaatcatctgctGAATCTGGTCAACATGAGGAAAATGAGGACTGAGCGGAGAGAGTATTAGGTTTGACTATAATCAAGATAAATAGGCAACAGATATTTGTAATCCAGTTAGATATTCTATAAAATGCCTTTAATCACCTTAGATAATGAGTGGAATTGATCCCGCATGGCCTCGGTTGTTCTTTTCACTGCTGCGGTTGTTTCAGCTCACATTACAAAGTTGCACTCTGTCCACTAGGAGACAGCAGAGATAATAAAGCCGCCGTGGTCCTCATTCCCCAGGCACCTGCCAGGGGGGACTCGGGGGTGCGGGGGAGTACACGGGGGAGGAATTAGGTTACAAAACAAAGAGTCTGTGCAGCTCGGGGAGCCGTGCACAAAAtgttcacaacatccaaacactGCGCTACGGGGACCGAAGAGACGAGCTGGAgaccaagacacacacaccggtgaCATCACTGGAGGACGGGTGGGTCATAAACACTCGTAGGCCACAGCGTTAAGTGCTGGTAATCCTAAATACACAATCCTCCAATGACACCACGGCAACAAGACCTGATGTCTTTCTggagggtttgcatgttctccctgtgcactgATTTGTTCTGGATGCTCCGGCTTCTTTTAATGAACCTAAAACCTGTTTATGAGGCTTGTCGACAGAAAGTGTGTTTGAAGATGATTGTCGGTTCCTGTGGTGGACTGAGGCCTTGACttcaaaatattttcatatttaacaaAATCAGATGGACAAAAtcaaaaaaactgtttcaaatATACTGGAACTTTTTGGTTTTTAGTTTTCCCCAAATCAGGAATAACAAACTCATTAAGGTTCTAGGACCACGTAGTTGGGGCCACTTCAaatttgttcctttttctttaGTGTAAATATGTTAGCAGTAACATTTATTCCCCCTAAACCTGTTCCCCTCCACAGTGATGTTGGCTAAATGCGGTCTGCAGGCTTGTGACCCTCTGATGTCGAATTGAACTAAAATCTATCTAGTATCTCGTTCAATTGAAAATtgggttttgcttttttttttttttttatatctttaaaTGGGAGCGATCTAAAAATGAGGGGCCTCAGTGGGAGCAGCAGCTATTAGAAGTGGTAGGGGGTGTGGGTGACCCAGTTGGACGTCTGCTCTTTGGTGCGCTTAGCTGAGCTGTGGGTGGTGAACAGGGATTTAAACGCCTCTGATTTCCCCTCCATGCTCTGGATGGACCTCTTGGTGGCCGAGGCCGTCGACGGTTTGATGCCTTTGGAGGATCCGGAGGGCTCGGCCTCAGCTGGGAGGAACAATGAAAGAGGAAACATAACATGAGAGCGGAGGTAAGACCGGGACACTAAACCACACAGAACATTTTTATAAGTGAAAGGAAAAatgtttaatgtgattttttaaatcaattgcTATGTGCATTTTGATGTCAATTTAACTTTCATTCACTGGCAAAGTAAtgtaaaactaaatgaaaattaaagatGCCAGTTGAATTTAAAttctcacattaaaaaaaaaaaaattgtctccATTTTCTTTTACATTAAGGTGAAAGGTTTAAAAGGCATCATATCTTCAAGATACCCACCTGGCTCACTTTTCTCACTACCGTTTTGACTTGAGCTGCTTCCTGCTACATCCACGGGTGGAGACTGAGAAGCttctgggaggaaaaaaaataaatgaaagagagaaaggagaccGGTCAGTAAGTACACGGTCAGTTAAAACAACTCACGATcctccaaaaacacaacagtcacaGCCAAGAAAGAAATCTTATCAAATCTTTGGGTATATAAGTTGCATACAATGTCAATTAGAAGTGACAACTCCTAAATGGTGTAGAAATAAGGCATTTAAtggagaaataaagggaaaaactGAAATCCATGGTGGAAGGCTACAATCTAATGCAACATCAATGCCTTATACTTGCTAAACTACTAGAATTAAAGAATTAAAGTCACATTGTGAGGGTGAGCTTGTGAAAACAACTTTGCTTTATATTTAGATATAACAATTAATACCTGGCTGTTTTCCAATGGCTCAACttaatggtttaaaaaaaaaaaaagcctctttttcttttgtgatcACAGAAAGCGTTTGACACAAGCAGGAAGAGCGCACTTCTGTATCGTAAAGAGGTGTTTTTCAGCCAACATCCTGTTCACTGCTGAGCTGCGAGCTTTGTGCTGTCCTGAAGAGGAAACCACACCAACGCTCTCTGAGGacaggctgcagctctctgaaccTGCAGGAACACAGAAACCCTCTCTACCTGCATCAGTATGACGCCTTTTtactttcagtttttcttttttcccctcgctCATTTATGAGAATCACTGAGTCCCAGTTTCATCAACTTTAAATCAATGTTTCATCTGTTAACAACACTTCCAGTAAACCTCTGTTGACCTCACTGCAGGTGGGTGTTGTCTtcctaaaaaaagaaatgactaTAAAGCAACAAAATGTTCTCGGGCCAAGGGTGAGGGGAGGTATGAATCGACAGTGAGTCTGTAAAACGTTAAGAAACCAGTTACATCAAGCCAAGACAAAGCAaagttgtttctttgttgttatGACAGTGAATAAAATGTGCTCTCTGCTGGTGGCAGCAGTGATTTACGGCGGAGGAAGTCCAGCTCTGTGCTCATGAGCCAACAACTTCCAGGGAATAAGAGCGAATAAAGTACCTCACGAAGCAAGTCTTGTTTGTATTTTATGATTAATGAGCTCGACTGGACAAAAGCGATCACGGGATGGGATATGACAACAGGCAGGTGGTTAACCACAGGTTATGAATATCATCCTCGGCCTTTCTGTGAGTTCATGTTTTGAATAGCACGTCAGCAGATTCAAAAATTATCCAAATGAAGAGCATTTTCAGGCATTTTGCAGAGTGCTTAGCTTTGTTTATGTAAATGAGGAACAAAAGTGGACTGGAGGTTCACACAGACCTGATGGTGTGGACACAGTCTCAGCTGCTTTGCTCTTCTTTGActtctgaaagaaagaaaagacaaactgGTGATCAGAGAATGCGCGAAAAAAATTATCACCATGTTCTGAAGTTTATCCTTTAATAAAAGTTGAACATTATTGGTACCTTTGTCTTGGTTTTAGCCCGTCTCTCTTCCATCTTCTCCTTTAGCTTCTCCACCTCTTCCTTAGTGCCGTTGAGCACGACGATGTCCGCATTTGTGAACGGATCcccacactgaaaacacacacatcacgtAAAAAGGTAAGAAATAGAGAAACCGACCTCCAGTCGTGGCAAAGGAGACAATTCAAACTTATCAACGGCTCTTGACAGTCAACAGAAATGTGACAGTTTTTCAAAGTGACAAGAAAATTTGATTTAGAAATTCATAAGTACGTGTTCATGTGTTGACTGGATTTAAAGATCTGATCTGCAAGCAAATTGGACTTGTTTTAACAAGGTTCAGATGCACAACAGATAAAGAGATGGAGCCCTATTTTGTCTTGCAAAGACACGTTTTGTTTACCTTGCTTGATGGAAACCTTCGAAACTGTCTAGTTAGCTACGGCGGGCAAATTTTCATACAAAACCGCACTTTTATTCtatatggaaaaataaaaatggaaatatgTGGCCAAACATTCAGGAACACTAAAGTGACAACATCCAAATAACTTCCCAGACACAACAaatcatttttcactttatttgcataaaGCAAACTAAACTCTGAAGCAAAAGGGAAACTTGCAAATCCAGTCATACACACATGCTCATATTAGGGAACTGAATGACCGAGACAGAGGGAACTTAAAGATCTGATCTTTATTCTGAAATTAAACTTCCTTCCTAAAATGTTTGATTCTCGAATGACAAAACTCACAAGATCTTCCGACTAAAAATCAATCACATTTGTGCAGACAACTCTTCAAAGGGATTGATTTTAGGGATTTGTTTTGCAAGAGAATTTGATTTATCCACAGCAGTTTCTAAAATACTGATAGAAATACCTCACAAAAGGGAAAAGTAATCCTGTGTGAATGTCAAAGAAACTctagctggaaaaaaaagattctttgTGGACGAgccaaacaaattaaaaaaaaaggtataagTCTGACAAGATTcatgatttttgtgttttatcagAACAGTGAAGGTAATACAGGACATTTATTAGGGGGAAAATGGCCTCACACAGTCACATAGAAATACAAATATTAGAGTCCTGAGTGACCAGCAGGGGATCTATTGTGCGAGAGCTATGTGGGCTCAGTGGGTGTGAACTCTGGCCATGTGCTCTGTTCAACACAAGAGGGATAATCTCAGAAGCTGAGCAAGCAGCAAACAAactctgtgctgctctgaagTCACTCACTCGGCTGTGGCTGTTACCACAAACGACCGAGGCCGCCGGTGACCCGGGATTCTTACCGCGCAGGCAGGAAACCAGCCGGCACAGAACCAGGcggacaggacaggacggacAGACGTCACTCGCTGGGGAGAGACCGCGGATAAATCGATATGGACACCTGCTATCGGGCGGATGAACTGGAATTTACCATGTCTGAGAGGGCGAAGAAGCAGGGAACCTGAAGTGAACAGGTCAGGTGAAATATATGTGAgagcaaggtgtgtgtgtgtgtgtgtgtgtgtgtgtgtgtaagagagagagtgacTGGGTGTTACTGCTGGTAACCAGGCAGGGATGGACTTGTCTCATGGGGTTGCAGAGGGGAGCGACTTAATCAGCAATGAGCACagctacaaaaacacacacacacacacacacacacacacacacacacacacacacacacacacacacacacacacacacacacacacacacacacacacacacacacacacacacacacacacacacacacacacacacacacacacacacacacacacacagagagagtgTGCCTCACTGTGACGGTCTGAAGCTCAGAGAGCGCTGCCTCCCTGCCGGCACTAAACTAAACATCTCTGACGACCAAATTTAGCTGAAAAACACTTCAGaccgcgctgctgctgctgctgctgctgctgctaatggAGCTGATGGAAATGACTTGTGTTCGCTGCAGGACCGTGAATGGATCGTACCAACGCGGCTCGATGTAGCTGTCTGGGTGACAGAGGACCAAACCGGATCAAGTTTAACAAGTTCACCGGAACGGACGACAGACAGACCTGCGACAAAGGTAACGGATTATCTCACTGCTATGTATCTGCGTGTTCGAAGATGATAAAGATAAACGTAAAGACCAAAGCTCAGATTAAACAGCGTGAACGGAGAAGTGCAATCCCTGACTGACTATAAGAGAGGTGAAACAATAAGTACGTGATAGAACAAGTCTTCGGGAATGAAACCGAAAATAAACGAGAAAATGAAATACAGCAGCTTGGCTACATTTCCCCCACTGTCTGTGTTGTCGGTGGGATTCATATCCACTGGAGATTAATAAACGCTCACATTACTATGGCAGCACCCCAATGGAAATCCGCATCTTTACCGCTACTTTCACCTGGGCTTTGACAGCAGGgggattcattttatttctcgCTTATTCCACTTTGGACAGTTGGCCGTGTTCACTAATGAGCAGAGAAACGGCTGCGAACGAGACAGAGTTACGGCAAATTCTGTGTTGCACATGGGGAGATCCTAAAATAGCCCAAAACTGCTCGCTTCATGCCTCACAGAGGCTAATTATCACTCAAACTAATAAAATGAGCTGGTTTTTCACGGAGCTACACTCCCTAGAACACTAAACCAATATTCAAATCAACAAGTCAAACCCAATAATCAGATGGCAGCCATGCAGCacatgctgatgctgctgatataaaatgacagtaatttttaaatcaaatgctGACtaatttttcttgaaaatgaatgatttgcagaggaagaacagagtATTATGtcagattttaaaaacaaatcaaacaacaaTTATGAAGAAGCtttggaagcaaaaaaaaactttgatctCTCAAAGCTTGTCTCCGTTGAGAGCTGTGACTTctcaagaaagaaacaaaaaacaaaaagcttctcGGTCCTCCTGCTGAGACATAAAGTCTATTTCTGCCTCTCATCTACTTTCTTCAACAGGAAGTATTCGTAAAAGTTCCTCACTGGCAGCAGCTACACACTCGTCATATACCGGTCTACACTTTGATTTGTGACTTAAACTGTCTCAGCGAGGATGACGTGTGAAGACATTTCCTACAAAAACAAGCGTAACAGCCCAGTGATAAAGGGATTTTGGAATAGAACTGCTGCACTTATTAAACATCATATACAGCCTGCAGCATgcaaaacacaagcaaattCTGACAGCTTGTGTCTAATGATGTGTGTCATGAGTGAAAAGCTATTCGGGTTCCttttaaatattgcaaaatgTGTTCAAGGTACTCTGTTTTTCAAATAACAATAAGCTTAAAAGCACCCAGGGTCCAAGTCTGACACTTCCTACCTGGATTCTATTGACCTCGTCTCTTCTATTCTGACATGAAACCATTTGTCTGTTTCCGTATCTCGCTGTTTGCTTATTCGATGCTATCTGTTGTACCTTTGCACATGCAGCTTTGGAGTTTTCTGTTCTGCAAATAACCAACTGTGATGTCTCTGTTACAGGAAGCTTATCTGTGGAGGTGTCGAGGAACCGAAGAGAAACACGGTTATTATGCGCCAGCTCGAAGGGACGAAATGCAGCTTCCTTTTGTGCCTCGGGCTGAGTATCATCATCGGTTCACTCATTTATCTGAGAACCCGGATGCCAGCTGAGCTCAACCCCTCGCAGCCCAACAACCCCGCAGCCGGTTGCAGACCCTTCGCCACTGAATGTAAAGCCTTTCTGCCTGGCATGGAGACAGGAGTGCAGTGGTCCCGACGAGACTGCCAGGTACGcatgtttgttttatctgtACAAGCAAGCAGTGATGGGAAGGAGAGTAGGAGTGCTGTTGCTATTGGCTATTATACAAGGCTATTACATTCAGAAGTGTTATTTTTGTGTCTACAGGTGGAGAGTTACGCTTTAAATGGTGATCTGCAGTGCTCCAACTTAACCAGAGACCTACACTTCATCACGAAGCCTTTAAGTCTTGAAGAGGAGGCCTATCCGTTAGCGTTCATTGTGACCGTTCACAAAGAATTGGAGCTTTTCGTCCGCCTGCTTCGGGCCATTTACATGCCACAGAACGTGTACTGCATTCACGTGGACGCCAAGGCTCCGAGCGAATACCGGACGGCCGTGGAGACGCTAGTCGGCTGCTTCAATAACACCTTCCTCTCCAGTCGCAGCGAGACGGTGACTTACGCCGGGTTTTCTCGCCTGCAAGCCGACGTGAACTGCATGAAGGATCTAATAAAGTCCGAGATCGGCTGGAAGAAGGTGGTGAACCTGTGTGGACAGGACTTCCCGGTCAAGAGCAACCTGGAGCTGGTGCGGTACATGCAGAGCAAAGAGTGGAGGGACAGAAACATGACGCCTGGGGTCAAACAGCCGGCGTCAATGAGGTACAGGACGCACCTGCAGCACAAGGAGATCACGGGGTCACATGTAGCTCCCAAAGGGCGGGGACTGAGGAAAGGACCTCCGCCGCACAATCTGCAGGTGTATTTTGGAACCGCCTACTACGCTCTCACGCGGCCTTTTGtggagtttgttttgaaaagccCAGTCGCCCACGACCTACTGGATTGGTCCAAAGACACGTTCAGTCCAGACGAGCACTACTGGGTGACACTGAACCACGTCAAAGGTAAACAATAAGCTTCAAGAGGATCAATGAACATGATTATCTTCCTTCAGTTTGAATGTATTAAGCAAAAATCCATGAACTCTgttagttaaaaaaataaaaaaatcagtgtgTTTGAGTCGTACGGCACAAGAAAAGTGGCCTCAGACAATGAGGCAAGAATAAAACATGAGTTGATTTATCATTCAGGCGGCACATTGTGCAACAGAGGCTGAAGTCAAACATGGAAGAGGTTCTTGACCACAATGACATCAGCAAATATTACAGCAAGGAGTCACTGCCACTTATAAGGAAATGCAGTATGATTTAATGTGGGACAACAAACGGCAATCTTATTTAGGAATATCTCATTCTCCTGCAATGATTTTAAAAGGAGCCTGTTGGAAATTTACTACCACGATTCACAGCCGATCACTACCGATCAAAAGTTCATGGAAACCAACATTCATCTGCATTTGTATTAAATAACTGATATATAAAATATGTTAAATTAGACTACAAGTAAGTACATTATTGATTTTACGTTTATCTTACAAATATTTAAGATACAAATCATCAAGAAAATGAGTTTGCTGTTAACATGCTTTGGccacaataaaatgtttgttttcatttatataaCCAACAGTTCACATGTATGTGCAGCAAGAGAAGGAGGCAAAACAGTCAACAATTCACACAATCGTGGCCACTTTCCGTTTCACAACATAAACAGCGTTGGGTACTAAGTGCCAACTGGATGGTGGATCATTTCCCCCCACATCTAATAAAGACTATCAACGCAGCAATTTCCGGAACCTTTCCTATGGGAAGTTTCCGAAGCCAAGCTAGAAACACGTCCTGAGCTGGACCAAGTAAATGTTCACAATCACATTAAGTTACATAACAGTGATTAGCTCCGTGTGGTTGTATGCTTGAAGGAGCTCCGGGGAGCCACATTGACGGAGGTTGGGCGGGAGACATCCGGGCGATCAAgtggagggaccaggagggacgaGCACACAGCGGGTGTAAAGGTACAGTACAGACCAGCAGGTTCACGAACACAGTGATGATTCTGTCAATCAGTTC encodes:
- the gcnt7 gene encoding beta-1,3-galactosyl-O-glycosyl-glycoprotein beta-1,6-N-acetylglucosaminyltransferase 7 — encoded protein: MRQLEGTKCSFLLCLGLSIIIGSLIYLRTRMPAELNPSQPNNPAAGCRPFATECKAFLPGMETGVQWSRRDCQVESYALNGDLQCSNLTRDLHFITKPLSLEEEAYPLAFIVTVHKELELFVRLLRAIYMPQNVYCIHVDAKAPSEYRTAVETLVGCFNNTFLSSRSETVTYAGFSRLQADVNCMKDLIKSEIGWKKVVNLCGQDFPVKSNLELVRYMQSKEWRDRNMTPGVKQPASMRYRTHLQHKEITGSHVAPKGRGLRKGPPPHNLQVYFGTAYYALTRPFVEFVLKSPVAHDLLDWSKDTFSPDEHYWVTLNHVKGAPGSHIDGGWAGDIRAIKWRDQEGRAHSGCKGHYVRDICVYGAEDLPWIINRNSMFANKFESKSFPEALDCLEQWQRNKVLNQAAVPVEPSWLLATHVQSKSGGSGGLFALVQWLSLSKWEREKIKLRKAG